In Populus alba chromosome 1, ASM523922v2, whole genome shotgun sequence, a single window of DNA contains:
- the LOC118061398 gene encoding LOW QUALITY PROTEIN: uncharacterized protein (The sequence of the model RefSeq protein was modified relative to this genomic sequence to represent the inferred CDS: substituted 1 base at 1 genomic stop codon), whose product MTLETPGGSGQKLFGDKIKVVATGRIDADRNANNICVQTGEEFSPQFARRRVPELHELGKMGFNHNHNNLMGSENHTSTRGIGRKESDCDALGYVSRIEATGHAAELENKAYNDDTGRYHWEYAPNAQKPSNYVDETSNYGQVTLCPSPTSPPKCVQETPWPYQPFVTRVSESTFSGKMKFLCSFGGRILPRPNDGKLRYVGGETRIISIRKNVTWGELAKKTLAICGHPHTIKYQLPGEDLDALISVSSDEDLYHMIEEYQELERNGGTQRLRIFLVSSGEPDSPNSFEGKTSQQRNADYHYAVAVNSMLDLSSQKSSSGQSSASHQGTASDYKNLSPPVTPLNIQCRDHKNSKGLFYVDQSFPDSNKKHGAFSEEKFPSDTTYYNNLPRVPMPLMNQACHHQYPGETDQTSKQLEMHLHNRCESGDVLPYQLCPQNSINSDWPLIMERAFSDSQLRENGEVSKKWLEEAVITLSLCNNEREKSPSLKMSNSSSERPMLWPYMMDEKHQFTDFENLCREKLGNIDTDQEVLKWMDRNVNYSDVDREQNEGNVKASSNDNVIEHRNLPNLKYPPSAYHHPQDSQAYGRVVSATRVYPLENSADIAREHPQGHQSGTKAPYLFVENQKVSKSSNFXISIQKSDRSASTRFVSLCDEDPVEYPEKIEKIPDKGQSYEEPLDRDAQFVQSRSLDGHHDDKMLEPEVIVEDVTGTTPPDIPLSLNVVPRVEEEIAEGFQSDRDNEVESTCQDQEYESEDIEDSDRDTNDSISDAAMAEIEAGIYHLQIIKNADIEEVQELGSGTFGTVYYGKWRGSDVAIKRIKRSCFSGNSSEQERLTRDFWREARILSDLHHPNVLAFYGVVPDGPGGTMATVTEYMVNGSLRRVLRKKDRALDRRKKLTIALDAAFGMEYLHLRDIIHFDLKCDNLLVNLKDPQRPICKVGDFGLSKIKRNTLVSGGVRGTLPWMAPELLDGNSNRVSEKVDVFSFGIAMWEILTGEEPYANMQFGAIIGGIVSNTLRPRIPENCDSGWRKLMEECWAFDPEARPSFTEITNRLRVMSTALQPKRHNHANR is encoded by the exons atGACTCTTGAAACGCCTGGTGGCTCAGGCCAGAAGCTCTTTGGAGACAAAATCAAAGTTGTGGCTACTGGCAGAATTGATGCAGATAGAAATGCAAATAATATTTGTGTACAGACAGGTGAGGAATTTTCTCCCCAGTTTGCTCGAAGAAGAGTTCCAGAACTGCACGAGCTAGGGAAAATGGGATTCAATCATAATCACAATAATCTGATGGGTTCTGAAAATCATACCAGCACTCGTGGGATAGGGAGAAAGGAGTCTGATTGTGATGCTTTAGGTTATGTTTCCAGGATAGAAGCCACAGGACATGCTGCTGAACTAGAAAATAAGGCTTATAATGATGATACAGGCAGATACCACTGGGAGTATGCCCCCAATGCACAAAAACCAAGTAACTATGTTGATGAAACGAGTAATTATGGTCAAGTAACCTTATGTCCAAGTCCGACCAGTCCACCTAAATGTGTGCAGGAAACCCCTTGGCCATATCAGCCTTTTGTAACTAGAGTTTCAGAAAGCACTTTCTCAGGAAAAATGAAATTTCTATGCAGCTTTGGGGGAAGGATATTACCGAGGCCGAATGATGGGAAGCTTAGATATGTGGGTGGAGAAACGAGGATCATATCCATCAGAAAAAATGTTACATGGGGGGAGCTTGCAAAGAAAACTTTGGCAATTTGTGGCCATCCTCATACGATCAAGTACCAGCTCCCTGGCGAGGATCTTGATGCGcttatttctgtttcttctgaTGAAGATCTTTATCACATGATAGAGGAATATCAAGAGCTTGAAAGAAATGGAGGCACTCAAAGACTGCGGATATTTCTTGTTTCTTCAGGTGAACCTGACAGCCCAAATTCTTTTGAAGGTAAGACCTCACAACAGCGTAATGCTGATTACCATTATGCTGTCGCTGTTAATAGTATGTTGGACCTAAGTTCCCAGAAGAGCTCTAGTGGACAGAGTTCTGCAAGCCATCAAGGAACTGCTTCAGATTATAAGAATCTATCTCCTCCTGTAACTCCACTTAACATTCAGTGCAGAGATCATAAGAATTCTAAAGGCCTATTTTATGTTGATCAATCTTTCCCTGACAGTAATAAGAAACACGGTGCTTTTTCGGAAGAGAAATTTCCATCTGACACGACATATTATAATAATCTTCCTCGTGTACCGATGCCATTGATGAATCAAGCCTGTCATCACCAATATCCAGGTGAAACTGATCAGACTAGCAAACAATTAGAAATGCATCTTCATAATCGATGCGAAAGTGGAGATGTTCTTCCTTATCAGCTATGTCCTCAAAATTCTATCAATTCAGACTGGCCTTTGATTATGGAAAGGGCATTTTCAGACTCACAGTTGCGGGAGAATGGTGAGGTGTCAAAAAAATGGTTGGAAGAAGCAGTTATTACACTGTCCCTGTGTAATAATGAACGGGAAAAATCACCTTCACTGAAAATGTCAAATTCATCCTCAGAAAGGCCAATGCTGTGGCCATATATGATGGATGAGAAACACCAATTCACTGACTTCGAGAACCTTTGCAGAGAAAAGCTGGGTAATATTGACACTGATCAAGAGGTGCTGAAGTGGATGGACAGGAATGTTAACTATTCTGATGTAGACAGAGAACAGAATGAAGGAAATGTTAAAGCTTCATCAAATGATAATGTCATCGAGCATAGGAACTTACCGAATTTGAAATACCCTCCAAGTGCTTATCATCATCCTCAAGATTCTCAAGCATATGGAAGGGTGGTTTCTGCTACTCGAGTTTACCCTTTGGAAAATTCTGCGGATATTGCGAGGGAGCACCCTCAGGGTCACCAATCAGGCACCAAAGCTCCTTACTTGTTTGTTGAGAACCAAAAGGTTTCCA aatcctctAATTTCTAAATATCTATTCAGAAATCGGATAGGAGTGCTTCAACTAGATTTGTTTCCTTGTGTGATGAAGACCCCGTGGAGTATCCTGAAAAGATAGAAAAGATTCCTGACAAGGGACAATCATACGAGGAACCATTGGACAGAGATGCTCAGTTTGTCCAGTCACGGTCCTTAGATGGCCATCATGATGATAAGATGCTGGAGCCAGAGGTAATTGTTGAGGATGTTACTGGAACTACGCCTCCCGATATTCCTTTGTCTTTGAATGTTGTCCCACGTGTAGAGGAAGAGATCGCAGAGGGATTTCAATCTGATAGAGATAATGAGGTAGAAAGCACTTGTCAAGATCAAGAATATGAATCCGAG GATATTGAAGATTCTGACAGAGACACAAATGATTCCATTAGTGATGCTGCGATGGCTGAAATCGAAGCAGGCATCTATCATTTGCAG ATTATAAAGAACGCAGATATTGAAGAAGTGCAAGAGTTAGGATCTGGCACATTTGGAACTGTTTATTATGGGAAATGGAGGGGAAGTGATGTTGCTATTAAAAGAATCAAAAGGAGTTGTTTTTCAGGAAATTCATCAGAACAAGAGCGATTG ACCAGAGACTTCTGGAGAGAGGCTCGCATCCTGTCAGATCTTCACCATCCAAATGTGTTGGCATTTTATGGCGTAGTCCCTGATGGGCCTGGGGGGACAATGGCCACTGTGACTGAATATATGGTGAATGGATCATTGAGGCGTGTCCTACGAAAGAAGGATAG AGCACTAGATCGTCGGAAAAAACTTACAATTGCTCTGGATGCTGCTTTTGGTATGGAATATCTGCACTTGAGAGATATCATTCATTTTGATTTGAAGTGCGACAATTTGCTTGTCAATTTAAAGGATCCCCAACGACCCATATGCAAG GTTGGAGATTTTGGATTGTCAAAAATCAAACGGAATACGCTCGTGTCTGGTGGTGTGCGTGGAACCCTTCCATGGATGGCACCAGAGTTATTGGACGGCAACAGCAACCGAGTCTCTGAGAAG GTTGATGTCTTCTCGTTTGGTATTGCAATGTGGGAGATCCTGACTGGTGAAGAGCCATATGCCAACATGCAATTCGGTGCTATAATAG GCGGAATTGTAAGCAACACTCTGAGACCTCGAATACCAGAAAATTGTGATTCTGGGTGGAGAAAGCTGATGGAAGAATGCTGGGCGTTCGATCCAGAAGCCAGACCATCATTCACAGAGATAACGAATAGGCTGCGAGTTATGTCAACAGCACTCCAGCCAAAGCGACATAATCATGCAAATAGATGA
- the LOC118061389 gene encoding LOW QUALITY PROTEIN: probable voltage-gated potassium channel subunit beta (The sequence of the model RefSeq protein was modified relative to this genomic sequence to represent the inferred CDS: deleted 1 base in 1 codon) — MQYKNLGRSGLKVSQLSYGAWVSFGNQLDVKEAKSLLQCCRDHGVNFFDNAEVYANGRAEEIMGQAIRELGWKRSDIVVSTKIFWGGSGPNDKGLSRKHILEGTKASLKRLDMDYVDVIYCHRPDTFTPIEETVRAMNYVIDKGWAFYWGTSEWSAQQITEAWGIAERLDLVGPIVEQPEYNMLSRHKVESEYLPLYTTYGLGLTTWSPLASGVLTGKYNKGALPSDSRFALENYKNLASRSLVDDVLKKVNGLKPIADELGVPLSQLAIAWCAANPNVSSVITGATKESQIQENMKAVDVIPLLTPAVMEKIEAVVQSKPKRPDSFR; from the exons atgcaatacaAGAATCTAGGGAGATCAGGCCTGAAGGTGAGCCAGCTCTCTTATGGAGCTTGGGTAAGTTTTGGGAACCAACTAGATGTCAAAGAAGCCAAATCACTTTTGCAGTGTTGCAGAGATCATGGTGTCAATTTCTTTGATAACGCTGAGGTTTATGCTAATGGAAGAGCTGAGGAAATCATGGGTCAAGCCATCCGTGAACTGGGTTGGAAGAGATCAGATATAGTTGTCTCTACTAAGATCTTTTGGGGAGGTTCTGGTCCTAATGATAAAGGCTTGTCTAGGAAACATATTCTTGAGGGTACTAAGGCTTCTCTTAAGAGATTGGATATGGATTATGTTGATGTCATTTATTGTCATCG CCCGGACACGTTCACGCCAATTGAAGAGACAGTGAGGGCAATGAATTACGTGATTGACAAAGGTTGGGCATTTTACTGGGGGACTAGCGAATGGTCAGCACAGCAGATCACTGAGGCTTGGGGCATTGCAGAGAGGCTGGACTTGGTGGGGCCAATTGTTGAGCAGCCAGAGTACAATATGCTCTCCAGGCACAAG GTTGAGTCTGAGTACCTCCCATTGTATACCACATATGGCCTTGGTCTCACCACATGGAGTCCACTTGCATCTGGGGTGCTCACTGGAAAATACAACAAAGGT GCGTTACCTTCTGATAGCCGATTtgctttggaaaattacaaa AATCTTGCTAGCAGGTCATTGGTTGATGATGTGCTAAAGAAGGTTAATGGATTGAAGCCGATTGCTGATGAACTAGGCGTGCCTTTATCTCAACTTGCAATTGCATGGTGTGCTGCAAATCCAAATGTCTCGTCAGTTATCACTGGTGCTACAAAGGAATCTCAG ATTCAAGAAAACATGAAAGCTGTTGACGTGATCCCATTACTGACTCCTGCTGTGATGGAAAAGATTGAGGCTGTTGTTCAAAGCAAGCCAAAACGTCCAGATTCATTTAGGTAA